GTTCGCCCAGTGGGCACCGCGCCTGGTCAACAGCGCCCTGCGCGCACCTGTGCTCGCGCAGACGGCGAAACGGCTGGGCGGAATCGCACCGCAGCGCACACCACCGCGCTTCGCCGAGGTGAGCTTCCAACGCCTGTGCCGTCACCGTGTAGCACCGCCGCCGGGAGAGCCCGGCGCGGTGCTGCTGTGGCCGGACACCTTCACCAACCACTTCGCCCCGCACATCGGCCGCGCGGCGGTGGACGTCCTGGAGGACGCCGGGCTGCGCGTCGCGGTACCCCCGCAACCGCTGTGCTGCGGGCTGACCTGGATGTCGACCGGCCAGCTGGGCATGGCGACACTGCGGTGGTAGCCGACGGTTTCAGCTGCCGCACGCAGATCGAGCACGGCCTCCCGGACCGGCGTCCCGTCCACCTCGCCGAACTGCTGCGCTCCGGGATGCGGTCGTCACGATCGGGAGGCAGGTGACGACGCGGACCTGCCGGGATGGTGTCAGCGTTCGAAGAACGCGGTCGCGGACTCCTTGAACAGGCGGCTGGACACCGCGTTGAAGTGGTTCCGGCGTCCGAGGGAGACGAACGGCGCGTCGAAGCCCGCGGCGAGTTCCGGGGCGTCCGCTGCGACGTCGTCCTGCTCGCCCGCGGCGAAGAGCACAGGTGCCGGTGGCGGGCCTTCGAGCCGGTGGCCCGCCACTTCTTCGATGCACGCGTCCAGGCCGGTCGCCGACAGCGTCTCCGCCACGCGGCGCATCGAGTCGCGGTCGGCTGCCCGGCCGCCGATGCCGCCGAGGGCGAGCCGGCGGACCCGGCCGGGCGCGAGCTTCGCCAGCTCCCAGCCGACCAGCCCGCCCATCGAGTAGGCAACCACATCCACAGTGGACAGATCAGCTTCGTCCAGCACGGTCAGCACGTTGCCGGCCAGTGCTCCCGGCGCGTATCCGGACGCCGGGCGGTCGCTCTGCCCGTGCCCGCGCAGGTCGACCAGGACGTGACCGCGGTCGGCGAGGGCCCGCACCCAACCGGTGCGCACCCAGGTGCTCTCGCCGTCCGAGGCGAATCCGTGGATCAGCAGCACCGGAGCCGGCCCGGGTGCCGTGGCGTACCAGATCTTCGCGCCATCGCCGGTCGTGGCGAACACGGTCAGTCCTCCGGCAAGGTCAGGCGGACGCGCCGCTGCGGCTTCCGCTCCTCGGGGACGGCACCGACGATGCCCGCCTGGTCGTCGGAGACGGTGAAGGTCACCAGCGACTCGCCCACCTCCAGCTCCGCGTCCTCGGCGACGTGCAGTCGCGCGACCCGGCCGGACTGCGGCGAGGGGATCTCCACCGCCGACTTGGTCGTCTCGAGCTCGACCAGCGGCGCGTTGCGCTCCACCCAGTCGCCCTCGGCCACCAGCCACTCCAGCACGCGCGCGCTGATCAGGCCCTCGCCGAGATCGGGCAGGGGAAAGGTCACTTCAGCCACGGCGGTACTCCAATGTGGTCTGGACGGCGGTCAGGATGCGGTCGACGCTGGGCAGGTACTGGTCCTCCAGCTCGCCCGACGGGACGGGCACGTCGTAGCCGGTGACCCGCTGCACCGGGGCGCGCAGGTCGCCGAAGCAGCGCTCGGTGACCAGCGCGGAGACCTCTCCGCCCAGCCCGGCCGTCAGCGGGGCTTCGTGGACCACGACCGCGCGGCGGGTCTTCGCCACCGACGCGGCCAGGCCGTCGGTGTCGATCGGCTTGAGCCAGCGCAGGTCCAGCACCTCCAGCTCGACGCCGTCCTCGGCGGCGAGCTCGGCGACCTGCTTGCAGCGCGCGACCATCGCACCCCACGCGACGAGCGTGGCGTGCTTCCCTTCGCGCACCACCCGGCTCGTGCCCGGCGGCAGCACCTCGACCGGTTCGGTGGGGTCGAAGGATTCCCGTTGCCAGTAGCGCGGTTTGGGCTCCAGGAAGATCACCGGGTCGGGATCGGCGATGGCCTGCCGCAGCAGGTGGTAGCCCTCCGAGGGAGTCGAGGGGCTCACCACCTTCAGGCCCGGCACGTGCGCGAACAGCGCCTCCAGGCTCTCGCTGTGGTGCTCCGGCGCGCGGATCCCGCCGAAGCTGGGCAGCCGCAGCGTGATCGGCATGTTCAGCACGCCGCGGCTGCGGTAGTGCATGCGAGCCATCTGGTTGACGATCTGGTCGACGGCCGGGTAGCTGAAGCCGTCGAACTGGATCTCCGGCACCGGGCGCCAGCCGTGCATCGCCAGCCCGACCGCCATGCCCATGATCGCCGACTCGGCCAGCGGCGTGTCGAACACGCGGTCCTCGCCGAACTTGGCGCGCAGGCCGTCGGTCACCCGGAACACGCCGCCGAGCGTGCCGACGTCCTCGCCGAAGATCAGCACCCGGTCGTCGTCCTCGCACGCGTGCTGAAGGGCCAGGTTGAGGGCCTTCTGCAGGGACAGCTCAGGCATCGAGGTGCTCCTTCCACGCCCGCTGCTGCGCCAGCAGGGACTTCGTGGGCTCGCGGTAGACGAACGAGAAAAGCTCCTCGCCGGGACGCACGTCGAGCGAGACCAGGCTCTCCCGGACCTCGCGCACCACGGCGGCGGCGTTCTCCTCGGCCGCGGCGACCTCGTCGGCGGTGAGCTGCTGCGCGGCGACCACGAGCGGATCGCGCCCGGTCCACGCCTGCTCGTCCTCCAGCGTCCGGTAGCGGCCGGGATCGTCCGAAGTGGAGTGCGGGCCCATCCGGTAGGTCATCGCTTCGATCACCGTCGGCCCGCCGCCGTCGCGCGCCCGCTCCAGCGCGGCGCGGGTCGCCTCGAACACCGCGACCGCGTCGTTGCCGTCGACGCGCAGGCTCTCGATCCCGTAGCTCGCGGCGCGGGCGGCCACCGAGCCGCCGGCCACCTGGCGTTCGGTGGGCACCGAGATCGCCCAGCCGTTGTTCTGGCAGAAGAACACCACCGGGAGCCGGTACACCCCGGCGAAGTTCATCGCCTCGTGCACGTCGCCCTGCGAGCTGGCGCCGTCGCCGAAGTACGCGATGGCCGCGCCGCCGGTTCCGTCCAGCTTCGCGCCCATCGCCCAGCCCACGGCGTGCAGGACCGGCCCGCCGACGATCGCGTTCAGCGGTGCCAGGCGCGAGGACTGCGGATCGTAGAGCCCGCCGTGCCAGATGTTGCGGTGCGAGGCCAGGTAGGCGGCGAGATCGACGCCCATCCCGACCGCCACGCCGACCTCGCGGTAGGTGGGGAACGCGAAGTCGCGGTTCAGGTCGAGGGCTGCGCCGCTGGCCACCTGCGCGGCCTCCTGCCCCTTCGCCGGCGCGTAGGCGGGGAGAACGCCCTGGCGCTGCAGCGCGATGGCCTCCTCGTCCAGCCGCCGCGCCACCAGCATCAGGCGGTGGAGCGTACGAAGATCAGCTGCGTCCATGACGGGAAGCGTGCGCAACCACCGCCCGGCCGTGCAAGCGCCGCCATCCCGGCTGATCACTCTGCACGATCCCACCCGCGATGCGCGCCCGTTCACAGTAAATATTGCCCTGTGAACGAACCCGACCGCGCACCGCGCGCTCCGGCCCCGGCAGCTGCTCCCGCCGGGCGGCTCGCTAGGCCGATTCGCGGATGACGAGTTCCGGCGTCAGCTCGACCGGCGCCGGTTCCCGCTCGCCCGCGAGCAGGCGCTCCACCTCGCCGACCGCCAGGGCGCCCAGGCGCCGCTTGTCGATGTGCAGCGTGGTCAGGGGTGGCGTGATGAGCTCACCGAGCATCAGCCCGTCGAAGCCCAGCACCGCGCAGTCCTGCGGAACCCGCAGCCCGCGCGCGTGCGCGGCGCGCACCACCCCGACCGCGGTCAGGTCGTTGAACGCGAACACCGCGGTCGTCTCCGGGTGGCTGTCCAGCAGCCGGTGCGTCGCCCGCTCGGCGCCCGGGACCGACTGCTCGCTCTCGACGACCGCGTCGGCGGGCAGCGCGATCCCGTGGTCGGCGAGGGCCTGCTGGAAGGACTTCCGGCGCTGGTAGCGGTCGCAGCTGGTGGAGCAGTCGATCATGCCGAGGCGGCGGTGCCCGCGGTCCAGCAGGTGCTGGACCCCGGCCCGCACGCCCGCGTCGACGTTCACCGCGACGGCCCCGCACCTCGGCACCCGCACCTCGGCATCGAGCAGCACGACCGGGATGTCGAGGCCCTCGGGCGCGCGGTCGAGGTGGTTGAAGTAGCCGACCAGCGCGTCGACCTCCGCGGCGAAGGACCGCAGCAGTTCGGCCTCGGCGGCAGGCCCCCCGCTGACGACGTTGACCTGCCAGCCGTGCGCCGCGGCGGAGTCGATCACGCCGGCGATGACCTCGGGGAAGAAGGGGTTCGTCAGGTCCGGGACGGCGAGGCCGAGCGTGCTCGGGCGGGGCTTGACCAGTGCCCGCGCGTGCCTGCTCGGCCGGTACCCGAGCTGCTCGGCGACTTCGAGGACCCGGCGCTTGGTGTCCGGATCGATCTCCGGCTTGTCGTTGATCGCCCGGGAGACGGTCTGGTACGAGACCTGCGCCGCGCGCGCGACGTCCTTGATCGTGGGCCTTCGCGCGGGTGCCGCCATCCACCCATCTCAGCACACCGCGCAGTCACCCGGGAACCGCGCCGCACGCTCGGCGCCTTGACATCGACGTCCTCCCGCAGCATCCTCGTGAACGTTCACGTGACCGTTCACAGACGTGAGGTCGTGCACCGTGGGTGATGAGAAGGACGCCGGGCCGCGGTTGTTCAGCGGCGTCGGGATCGCCGGAGCGTTCGCCGGCTTCGTGCTGATCGGCGCGCTCCAGGCCCTCTACGGCCCCGCGATCCCGGCCGTGCGCGCCCACTACGGGGTCTCTCCCGCGGTGGGCGGCCTGGGGCTGAGCGCCCACTTCGTCGGCGGACTGCTCGGCGTGGTGGTGTTCCACCGGTGCTGCGGCAAGACCGGGAACCGCCTGCTGCTCGGCTGCTCCTACCTGGCCATGGCCGCGGGCGCCGTCGTGTTCGCGGCGACACCGCCCTGGCCGGTGGCCCTCCTGGGCGCCTTCGTCGCGGGCCTGGGCTACGGCTCGATCGACTACGGGCTCAACCACCTGTTCGCCATCGGGTTCGGCGCGCGCAGCCCGGCCATGCTGAACCTGCTCAACGCGTTCTTCGGGATCGGCTCGATCCTCGCTCCGGTGGCGCTGGCGCAGCTCGGCCCGGAGAGCTATCCGCTGGTCTTCTTCGCCTTCGCGATCGCATCGGCGGTGCTGATCGCGGCTCTCCGCGGCGTGCGCAACACGCGCGTGGAGAGCGGCGGCACAGCACCCGACCGGGACGCGATGCTGCGCAACCGCAGCATCGCCATCACCGGGGCGTTCGTGATCCTGTACGTGCTCAACATCGGCGTCGAGGCCGGAGCGGGCGGCTGGGAGCCGACCCACCTGATCGCCGCCGGTCACACCGCGAGCGCGGCGACGTCGGCCACCGCCGTGTACTGGCTGATGATGACGGTCGGCCGGTTCCTCGTCGCGCCGCTGACCCTGCGGTGGTCCGAGCAGAGCATCCTCACCTGGAGCTGCGTCGGCATGGCGGTCTGCCTCGCGCTGGCCGTGGTGCCGTCGCTGGCGCCTTACGCCTACGCCGGTCTCGGCCTGTTCATCGCACCGGTCTTCCCCACCGGGCTGCCGTGGCTGCACCGGCTGGTGCCCGATGCGCAGCGCGCGGGCGCGTACGTGATCGCGGCATCGATGCTGGGCGGTGTCGTGTTCCCGCCGCTGATCGGCGTGGGAATCGAACTCGCCTCCACCACCGCGGTGCCGATCATCCTGTTCGGACTCAACGCGCTGTGCCTGCTCGCGATCTGGTGGCTGTTGCGCCAACCGGGGGCACCGCGCGACGTTGCCCAGCCCGGAGACGAGGAGCACGCGATGACCGGCGATGACCGTTCCCGCCTGAAAACCGCACTGCGCCGGCTGGACGCCTGGTCGCTGCGGGTGCTGAACCCGCCGGAGGTCTTCCTGGCGGTGGCCCGGCACGACTTCCGCCACCGCCGGGTCGAACACACATCCCCGTCCACCGCCCCAGGTGCGGCGCTTCCGGGAACCGCCTTCATCCACAGGAGATGTTGAACGGCAAGAACCGCTCCGCTCCCGCGGTCGAGCGGAACACCTCGCCGACGAACGCCGCTGGCCCCCGTCCGGAACCGGACGGGGGCCAGCGGAGAACGATCAGGTCAGACGCGCACGCTGGCGGCCTGCGGGCCCTTCGGCCCCTGGGTGACCTCGTAGGTCACGCGCTGGTCCTCGGACAGCTCGCGGAAGCCCGAGGCCTCGATGGCCGAGTAGTGCACGAACACGTCCGGGCCACCGTCGTCGGGGGCGATGAAGCCGAAGCCCTTTTCAGCGTTGAACCACTTCACGGTTCCCTGTGCCATGACGATCTCCTTGAGAGCTAGAGAGGAACCGGCGACACCTTGCGCGCCTGCCGGGGCCGGAGGGGATCTCAGACGGCTGCTCACTCCAGCTGCACCAAAGAAAGCCGCTCACCCGCATCGATATCCTGCGAGCATGCGCAAAACACGAAACAGAACTACTCCTACCACGACCAAAGCTACACGACGTCGAGCCGCACGGCCAGCACGCCCCACCGCGGCGGGCCCGGGAGCGGCTACTGCTGCCGGTCCGCGATGCCCTTCATGCACCAGTCGCCGCCGGTCACGCCGAGCACGACGTCGATCGGCACGGTCTGCGTCTGGCCCTGCACGTTGATCGTGAGGTCCACCGGCGTCAGCGCCTCGCTGTCCAGCGACCGGCGCGGCGGGCCCGACTGCTCCGCGGACTGGATGAGCTGCAACGCCTGTGGCGGGAGTTGCGGGGCCAGCGTGCCATCGGGGGCCCGGCAGGAGCTCGCCGCGAGCCCGGCGGCGTCCTTGCCCGCCAGCGCCGCGGTGACCGCGGAGGCGGTGCCGTCCGGCTTGCCCGGTCCGACGAGGAAGTCCGGTTTGACGAACCCGGCGAACGCCAGCGCGGCAACAGCACCCACGAGCAGACCGCTGCCGAGCCCGATGAACAGCCCCTTCTTGCCCCCGCCACTCGCGGCGGCCGAGGACTCCTCAGCCTCAGTGGTGGCGGACTCCTCAGCCTCGGTGGTGGCCGCTGCGGCCTCGTCGGACGAGTCGTGCTGCGCGGCCTCCACCTGCTCCCCGGCCTGCGCCGAGCCGTCCGGCTCCGGACTCTCCCCGACCACCGGCTCCTCGGCCGTCGGCTCTTCGCCCTTGCTCCGTTCGGTCATGTGCGTGCCTCCCGACGACGCCCTGCGAGCGTCAACGCCTCGAACGCGACGCCCCCGCTGGAGCGCCAGTGCTGCCGACCACCCTGCCTGCACCCCCGGCAGACGTCCACGAACGCGCCGACGAGAGTGGCATTCCTCATAGGCCGATCGCAGCGGCCGCCGGAACCGACCACCTCGAACTCCGACGTCGAACCCCGCGCTCCAGCGGAACGTTCCCGCGCGCCTCGCACGGCAATCATCCACATAGGACAGCCCACCGGAGACCACACTGGAAGTGCGGCACAGCATCGATCGGGGCCCGCTCGCCACGCCGCGAACCACCGCACTCCTGAAAAGGCCGAACACATCCGGAACGAGCGTCCAAACAGGACTGTTGAACGACGACCACTCGACCTTCCCCGGCACAGCCCTCGACACGGACTCCCGTTCTTCAACGGCACGTTCCACCACAACGCCCAGTTGACAGCCGATCGAGAGAAGTTGCGGGCACAACATCCGTTCGCACGAACTCCCGAAGCCCTGCCGCGGAAATCCTCCCCGACGCCGCATTCACCCTTGTACGCTGCCGGGTCTCGCTGCGCTGATGATCTGCTCATGCCCCCGAACCGGCGAGGATGCAGAAGTGGCGGACAACCCGGCCCAGGTGCCGAAGACCGAGCAATCCCGCACGACCGGCATGCAGCTGGAGACCTTCGGCTGGTTCGCACTGCTGATGGGCGTCCTGTCCCCCACGTTCGCCAGCATCGGGCCGGACTGGTTGGCGGTGACCGGAGTTGTGCTGGGCCTGGTCCTGATCGGGTTCGGCCTGTGGGCCGTGCTGCCGCGGCCTCGCGCGAACCCCGAAGCTGCGCCTCCGCCACCTGCTGCTCCGGCAGTTCCTGGTCTCCGTCAACGACGTCCGCACCGAGGAGCAGCAGGTGGCCAGGAGCGTTGCGCCGTTCGGCCGGATGGTCGCGCTCGGAAAGCCCGGCGACCGGCTGCCGCGCACCGGCGCCGAACGCGCCTACGCCACGGACGAGCAGTGGCAGGACGAGATCCTCGCCGCCCTCGACCGGGCCAACCTCGTGCTGCTGGCCGCCGGGCCGGGCCAAAGCCTGGAGTGGGAGGTCCGCCAGGTGGTGGCGCGCGGCGCCCCCGGCCGCCTGGCCGTCGTCATCACCAGGGACCAGCACCAGTACGAGGACTTCCGGAACTCGGTGGGCCACCTGTTCCCGAAGGGACTGCCGG
This portion of the Saccharopolyspora antimicrobica genome encodes:
- a CDS encoding thiamine pyrophosphate-dependent enzyme; this translates as MDAADLRTLHRLMLVARRLDEEAIALQRQGVLPAYAPAKGQEAAQVASGAALDLNRDFAFPTYREVGVAVGMGVDLAAYLASHRNIWHGGLYDPQSSRLAPLNAIVGGPVLHAVGWAMGAKLDGTGGAAIAYFGDGASSQGDVHEAMNFAGVYRLPVVFFCQNNGWAISVPTERQVAGGSVAARAASYGIESLRVDGNDAVAVFEATRAALERARDGGGPTVIEAMTYRMGPHSTSDDPGRYRTLEDEQAWTGRDPLVVAAQQLTADEVAAAEENAAAVVREVRESLVSLDVRPGEELFSFVYREPTKSLLAQQRAWKEHLDA
- a CDS encoding cold-shock protein: MAQGTVKWFNAEKGFGFIAPDDGGPDVFVHYSAIEASGFRELSEDQRVTYEVTQGPKGPQAASVRV
- a CDS encoding alpha/beta fold hydrolase; translation: MFATTGDGAKIWYATAPGPAPVLLIHGFASDGESTWVRTGWVRALADRGHVLVDLRGHGQSDRPASGYAPGALAGNVLTVLDEADLSTVDVVAYSMGGLVGWELAKLAPGRVRRLALGGIGGRAADRDSMRRVAETLSATGLDACIEEVAGHRLEGPPPAPVLFAAGEQDDVAADAPELAAGFDAPFVSLGRRNHFNAVSSRLFKESATAFFER
- a CDS encoding MFS transporter; the encoded protein is MGDEKDAGPRLFSGVGIAGAFAGFVLIGALQALYGPAIPAVRAHYGVSPAVGGLGLSAHFVGGLLGVVVFHRCCGKTGNRLLLGCSYLAMAAGAVVFAATPPWPVALLGAFVAGLGYGSIDYGLNHLFAIGFGARSPAMLNLLNAFFGIGSILAPVALAQLGPESYPLVFFAFAIASAVLIAALRGVRNTRVESGGTAPDRDAMLRNRSIAITGAFVILYVLNIGVEAGAGGWEPTHLIAAGHTASAATSATAVYWLMMTVGRFLVAPLTLRWSEQSILTWSCVGMAVCLALAVVPSLAPYAYAGLGLFIAPVFPTGLPWLHRLVPDAQRAGAYVIAASMLGGVVFPPLIGVGIELASTTAVPIILFGLNALCLLAIWWLLRQPGAPRDVAQPGDEEHAMTGDDRSRLKTALRRLDAWSLRVLNPPEVFLAVARHDFRHRRVEHTSPSTAPGAALPGTAFIHRRC
- a CDS encoding alpha-ketoacid dehydrogenase subunit beta, coding for MPELSLQKALNLALQHACEDDDRVLIFGEDVGTLGGVFRVTDGLRAKFGEDRVFDTPLAESAIMGMAVGLAMHGWRPVPEIQFDGFSYPAVDQIVNQMARMHYRSRGVLNMPITLRLPSFGGIRAPEHHSESLEALFAHVPGLKVVSPSTPSEGYHLLRQAIADPDPVIFLEPKPRYWQRESFDPTEPVEVLPPGTSRVVREGKHATLVAWGAMVARCKQVAELAAEDGVELEVLDLRWLKPIDTDGLAASVAKTRRAVVVHEAPLTAGLGGEVSALVTERCFGDLRAPVQRVTGYDVPVPSGELEDQYLPSVDRILTAVQTTLEYRRG
- a CDS encoding biotin/lipoyl-containing protein translates to MAEVTFPLPDLGEGLISARVLEWLVAEGDWVERNAPLVELETTKSAVEIPSPQSGRVARLHVAEDAELEVGESLVTFTVSDDQAGIVGAVPEERKPQRRVRLTLPED
- a CDS encoding LacI family DNA-binding transcriptional regulator, which translates into the protein MAAPARRPTIKDVARAAQVSYQTVSRAINDKPEIDPDTKRRVLEVAEQLGYRPSRHARALVKPRPSTLGLAVPDLTNPFFPEVIAGVIDSAAAHGWQVNVVSGGPAAEAELLRSFAAEVDALVGYFNHLDRAPEGLDIPVVLLDAEVRVPRCGAVAVNVDAGVRAGVQHLLDRGHRRLGMIDCSTSCDRYQRRKSFQQALADHGIALPADAVVESEQSVPGAERATHRLLDSHPETTAVFAFNDLTAVGVVRAAHARGLRVPQDCAVLGFDGLMLGELITPPLTTLHIDKRRLGALAVGEVERLLAGEREPAPVELTPELVIRESA